The uncultured Desulfatiglans sp. DNA window CCAACAAAGACATTTTCTCCCTGGATCATCTTCCGGCATCCATGATCATACTGGGCGCCGGCCCCATTGCCGCAGAGATGGCCCAGGCCTTCTGCCGACTTGGGACAAAGGTGCATGTTGTACAGCGAAGTGGTCAGATCCTAAGCAAAGAGGACAGGGACATGGCCGATGCGGTCACTCAGGTCCTGGCCGCTGAGGGAGTCATTTTTCACTTGAATGTGGCGGTTCTTGAGGTAAGAGATGCAGGTGATGGGAAAGAAGTCCGCATCCAAAATAAGGATGAAGAGGTGAGTACGCTGAAAGCTGAACAGATCCTGGTTGCCATGGGACGCTCTCCCAATCTGGAGGGGCTTCACCTGGAAGAGATCGGCATTGAATTCGACGGCAAGGGCATCAAGGTGGATAAGCGCATGCGCACCACCCAGAAACATATCTATGCAGCGGGGGATATCACCGGGGCCTATCAGTTCACCCATGCTGCGGGTTACGAAGGCGGCATTGTGGTGAGCAACGCGATCTTTCATCTTCCCCGAAAGGCCGACTACACCTTCCTTCCCTGGTGCACCTATACCGATCCGGAACTGGCCGGCATCGGAATGAACGAAAAGGCCGCCAAAGATGCTGGCATTGAATATACGGTGTTCACCGAAACCTTCAAGGACAACGATAGGAGCCTTGCAGAAGAAAATAAGACAGGAAAGATCAAGATGCTCCTCGATAAGAATGAAAACCCGATCGGGGTTCAGATCCTGGGGCCTCAAGCAGGTGAGTTGCTGGGCGAGTGGGTTGCCGTCTTGAATGGCAAGGTCAAACTCTCCACCCTGGCCGCGGCGGTTCATCCCTATCCGACCCTTGGCGAAATCAACAAGCGGGTCGCAGGCGCCTACCTCTCTCCCAAGATCTTTTCCGACACGGTCAAGAAGGGACTCAAGTTCTTCTTTCATCTGAAAGGCAGGGCCTGCGGATCGGGGGAGGGGAGATGATGAAAAACGGACGGGTTACAAGGGAGGCGTTCGGACGCCCCGGTACCGCCCCGGAGTGGGCATCAAGCACCAAAAAGGCGGTGGGTACCGCCTGTTCCAGATCAAGCCGCATCTGGTTTAGCGTGTCCCATGGGATCGTGAACGAAATCTAGTATCCGACCATCGATCATCCCCAGACAAGGGATCTGGAGTTGCTCATCATGGTCCTGTGCTCCCATCCGCTTTTACGACGCGGAAAAGATCAGCGAGCAGCTGAATATGGCGGCAAAAAACTTTGTAAATAGCTCAGAAGTCATTGTGTTGCCTGAAAAAAACAAAATTTTCTTGTCTCAGATTTTTGATTGGTACGAAAGGGACTTCGGGGGGAAGGAGGGAATCCGGCGTTTTTTGCTTCGATACCTGGATAAGAACGACAAATGGGCCTTCATAGACCGGAACTGGTCCACCATCAAAGTGGAATACCTCTTCTATGATTGGAATTTAAATCATTGAGCGAAGCCTTTGAAACGATTAACTGATCAGCGATTCGAACCTTGCACCTTGGTCGCCATTGGAGGCTTCGGGGGAGTTGACTGCTGGAAAACGGTTGCCCGCGCTTTTCAACCTTTACCTCAGTGAGGAGCTACCCGCCCTTGACGCTTAGGAAAAGGTGCTGCTCGATATGATGGCAGGAGATCATATGCTCCTCTGGGGACAGGATGGGGTGGAGGTTTGCCGGTCCTTTCTGAGCCCCGTCTTGGAGGGGTTTGAGGCATGCGGCAACCGTGCGCAAAGGCTTCCTGCCCTAGAAAGCAGGAAACTGGGGTCCTGATGCGGCTAGGGAGCTTCTGAAAAGGAATGGTAGGGACGTCTCTGTGGACCATTTCTGAGTTCAGTTGGAGAGGAGAAACAAAGTGGATGAAATACCCAGTAAAAGAACCCCGGAAAATAAAAGGCGAGCCGTTCTCAAGGCCCTTGTATTCGCAGCCTTCATCGTCGCGGCTGTTTATGTGTTGAGGTTCACACCGGTAAAAAATTTCCTCACCGCCGAAATACTTGGCCGGTTCCTGGATAGCGCGGGCATATGGGCGCCCATCGCGTACATGGCCGTCTATGCCGTCGGCGTGTGTCTGTTCCTGCCCGGCACCCTTCTCACCGGGTTGGGGGCGGCGATCTTCGGACCCTACTGGGGCTTTCTGTATGTGTGGGTCGGGGCCATGCTGGGGGCGAGCGCGGCCTTTCTCATCGGCCGAACCCTGGGGAGGGAGTTTGCCGCATCCCTCATCGGAGACCGGTTAAAGAAATACGATGACGCCATTGAGCGGAACGGCTTTGCAACGGTACTCTACCTGCGCCTCGTCTATTTTCCATTCACCCCCATGAATTTCGGGATGGGACTGACAAAAGTGCGTTTCTGGGACTACATCGTCGGCACGGGCCTGGGCATCATCGTCGGAACCTTTATTTTCACGTTTTTCATCGGCACATTGAAACAGGTATGGGCCTCGGGAAACTGGGGGAAACTCGTCTCCTTCAAGGTGTTCTTCTCAATCGGCCTGTTCATCTTCTCTTTCTTCATTCCGAAGATCATTAAGAAGATCAAAGGTGAAGGAAAGCATGATAAAGGATCTCCAGCATGAGGCTGACGCTGGGAATCTGAGAAACCCGTAAGGATCGGTTTGCAAAGATGACAGAAGAAAAGACAAAGATAGTTCTGGCCGGCGATATCGGGGGAACCAAGGCCAACCTGGCCGTTTTAGCACTGACTCCGGTCTTCGTGCCCCCTTGGCAGAAGCGATCCTCCCAAGCGCAGATTATCCAAGCCTGGAAGTTCTTGTATAGGAATTTCTTTGCTGGTATCGAGTAAAAGTTGAACGAGCGAGCTTTGGTGCAGCCGGCCCTGTTGTGAACGGGAAGTCAAAGATCACCCATTTGCCATGGATGATGCATGAAACCCATATCGGGAATGCTCTGGGCGTTGCTTCCGTGCGCTTGCTCAACGATCTGCTCGCTCTCGCCTATGCGGTTCCGTTTTTGACGAGAGAGGATCTGCACGTGTTGAACAAAAGGCGGACGGTATCAGGCGGCCCGATGGCCGTAGTCGCTCCGGCCACCGGTCTTGGCGAAGCGTATCTGAGGTGGGATGGAACGACATATCGAGCCTATGCCTCGGAGGGCGGACACACTGATTTTGCACCGTCGAATGCCCTGGAGACGGGTTTGCGCCAATATCTCCTGAAGCGGTTCGAACATGTCACCTACGAACGTGTCTGCTCCGGCAGCGGCCTGGTGAACATCTATGATTGTCTGAAAGACAGCGGTTATGCTGACGAGCCCGACTAGTTGCCCAATCAGATGATTTTGGGATATGATCGCACGCCCGTTATCGTCCAGGCGGCCTTCGATAAAGAGCGGCCGTGCAGACTCTGCCAGGGCAGCCTCGAGATGTTCATATCCATTCTTGGTGCGGAGGCGGAGAACATGGCTCTAGAGGTGATAGCATCAGGCGGAGTCTACTTGGGCGGCGGGATTCCGCCTCAGATTCTATGGGCTATTGAGGACGGACCTTTTCTGGAATCCTTCGGGTGCAAGGGCCGGATGTCGGGCCACAGGGAAGATATGCCGCTCCACGTAATCCTGAATCCTAAAGCGGCACTGATGGGAGCGGCCTGCCACGCAATGGCCAAACACCATTTTACTGAAAACAGCGAGTGGGGTCTGAAGAGGAAATTGAAGATGGGATGGAAAATATCACCACAGGTCAGCGACATACTGGATAAGGCCCAAGAATTTGTGGGAATCAGCAGGGAGGATGCAGGGTTACTGTTAAGGCTTGACCTCGAATCCAAAGAGACCTACGCGGTTATGGAAACGGCCAACCGGCTTTCCAGAAAACAGTTCAGGGGTAAAGCAGAGAGCCATCTTCATATCGGGGTGAATGTAGCGCCCTGTCCCTTCAACTGCAGCTTCTGTTCCTTGACGGAAAAGGCCGGTATCTTCAAAGAAGATGTGGATTTTTCAGAAGAGACCATTTTGAGGTGGGCCAAAATGGGCGAGGTTCAGTCTGCGGATGCCCTCAACCTCATGACGACGGGGACGTTTTCCTTCGAGAGGCTGCTGGAGATCGGAAGGCTGCTCAAAAGGGAGGTCTCGGTCCCGCTTGTGGCCAACACCCGGGACATTAACCACCGAGAGGGAGAGAAACTCCTGGAGGCCGGTTTTGTGGGGGCCTATCATGCAGTCCGCCTGGGAGAAGGCGTGGACACCCCCTTTAAAAGAGAGAAGCGTATTCAAACCATCCAGGTTCTCAATGACGTGGGGTTGCTGTGGATGAACTGCATCGAACCGGTGGGACCGGAACACTCCCTGGACGATATTGTGGACCTCATGTTCCTGGCAAAAAAGCATCGTGCCGTATACAGCGGAGTGATGCGGCGCATTAATTTCCCAAGATCTCCCATGGAAAGGTTCGGCATGATCACGGAGCGGGAGATGGCCCGAATGGTGGCGGTCAGCCGGCTGGTGATGGGGGATGTGCCACGCGCCCACTGCACCCACGAACCCCACTCGGCCTCTCTCATGGCGGGGGCCAACCTCTTTTTCCCGGAGGTAGGTGCCAGTCCCAGGGACGGAATGGCCGACACCGGGAAAGGGAGGGGGAAGAGCCTTGGTGTTTGTAGAGCGATCTTTAAAGAAATGGAATGGGACCCCGACTTGCCGTCCAACTGTTTTCCAGGCGCGGCTTCCAGCTAAACATTCATGATAACGGCGGTGGTCATGCCCACACACAAAAAACCTATGAGAGCGGCATGTTGCCGCGGCTGTTGAGGCTTCGAGTCTCTCTCACAGCACTCAACCTGCACGGTATCTTCACGGTAAGGATGCTATGTGTCTGTATATCAAGATAGTTGCACAAACACTGTTTGCAGGACCGGAATTCTACCAGCTTGGTGGAGGAGGAAATTATGTTTTGGCCAAAAATATATTTCCGAGTAATCCTCGGAATGGCAGCCTGTATACTGATGTCCTTTTCAGGCGCCTCTCGGGCTGAAGACTTCCGTGTGGGGACTTGGAAGACGCCCCAGACCATACAGCCCTTCTTCTATGAGCGATTTGTTCCCGAAAACCAGAAGGTGACAGTCTATTCCTTCACCAATCCAGCTGATCAAAAGACAGCCCTCCTGGCCGGCAGCCTCGATATGTGCGGCACCACCTTGGCCCACGCCATTCATTCGGCCTCACTCGGTCAACCTGTTGTCGTGGTGGCGGTCCTCTGCAACAAGGGCTCCGCCCTGGTGGTCAAAAGAGGAGTAGCGGTCAAAGAGGTAATGGATCTGAGGAGGAAAAAGATCGGTTATGTCCCTGGAACCATGCACGAAATTCTACTCAGGGAAATCCTGACCCGTAACGGTCTTTCTCCTGAGAAAGACGTCATGTTGACGCGGGTGGATTTTTTCGACATGGGCATGGCCCTGGCAGGGGGCGGCATCGATGCCTTTCTTTCGGGCGAGCCGCTTCCGAGTCTTGCCGTCGCTCAGGGATACGGTGAGATCCTCGCGTATCCTTACTATGACGAGTCGATTGGCACCATGAACGCTGGCATGCTGGTGCGGCGGGATAGCATCGAGGGCGAACCGGAGCGGGTTCTCGAACTGGTCACGGCGCATGCGAAGGCTACGCGATACCTGCAATCCCATCCCGAGGTCTGGCTTCGCAAGGCGTCATCGTTCGGCACAGAAATGGTTGTCCTGAAGGAGGCCGCGGCCAACATCGAGTTGGCGTGGGACATGGACGCCGATTTCATTCGGAGGGCCAGAGCCTTGGGCGACCGGATGGAGGCCCTGGGGATCATCCGAAAGCAACCTGACTATGAGCGGCTTTTCGATCTGTCATTCGTGAAACGGGTGGTGAAATGATGGGACCCTATGGCAGGAAAGCCGTCAAGGGAAGCGGGTGGTGTCTGCCGTGGGTAGTCCCTGCGCTCTTCTGTTCTTGTTGGTGGACGGTGAGTGCCACGGGGCTGGTGCCCACCTACCTGTTGCCTCCCCCACGCGATATCGTCGAGGCCGGCTATGCATACCTCCTGGGGGCGCCCGAAGGAGGTCCTTATGCCGGGCGGTTTGTCCGCGATGCTGCCGCGAGTCTGTGGCGGGTGTTTTGCGGTTTTTCCCTCGCTGTGGCCGTCGGTCTTCCACTCGGGATCCTTTCCGGGCGTCTGTGGATCATCGAGCGTCTCACAGGCACGACCGTCAATGCGTTGCGGGCCGTCCCAGGCATCACCTGGCTTCCACTGGCCCTGGTCTGGTTCGGCATCGGGATGAAAGCCACTCTGTTCCTGGTGGCCCTGGCCGCGTTTTTCCCGGTTTTCTTGAATGCGGCCGCGGGGGCGAGGCAGGTGAACCCGTTGCTCCTCCAGGCAGGCGCCATGATGGGCGTCAAGAGGTTGAGGGGCACCTTCGCTATCCTTCTTCCGGGGGCCATGCCCCACATCATGGCCGGGCTGCGCCTGGGATTGGGCATCTCCTGGGCCTATCTTGTCCTGGGGGAGTTGACCGGGGTCCCGGACGGGCTGGGGGCTGTGATCATGGATGCCCGGATGCTCGGGCGCATCGATATGATCGTCGTAGGAGTCATCGTGATCGCCGTCATTGGACGGATCACGGATAAACTGCTTCAGGGCGGGTTGCGGCTGTGCTTCAAGAGCGCGAGGAGGATGCCGTGAGAGCGCGCCTGAAGGCGGTAGCCGGAAACCGGGCGGCATCAAGGGAGGATACCCTCAGGTTCGAGGGCCTTTCGAAGGGCTTCCACACGGCCGGCGGGTACCTGCCGGTTCTGGAGGATGTGAGCTTTCGGGCGGAAGGCGGGGAGTTGATTGCGATTCTCGGCAGGAGCGGGTGCGGCAAGTCTACCCTGCTGAAGATTGCGGCGGGATTCATCCCTCCGAGTTCGGGAA harbors:
- the gidA gene encoding tRNA uridine 5-carboxymethylaminomethyl modification enzyme GidA; the protein is MATYDYDIGIIGGGAAGLTVASGAAQLGARTLLIEKEKELGGDCLHFGCVPSKTLIRTAQVYHTMKNAQAFGLPAIEMPPVDFVKVKERIQSVIATIQEHDSEERFCSLGARVELGEPAFVDEHSIHLNGQRISSKNWVIASGSSPQIPPIEGLHKTHHITNKDIFSLDHLPASMIILGAGPIAAEMAQAFCRLGTKVHVVQRSGQILSKEDRDMADAVTQVLAAEGVIFHLNVAVLEVRDAGDGKEVRIQNKDEEVSTLKAEQILVAMGRSPNLEGLHLEEIGIEFDGKGIKVDKRMRTTQKHIYAAGDITGAYQFTHAAGYEGGIVVSNAIFHLPRKADYTFLPWCTYTDPELAGIGMNEKAAKDAGIEYTVFTETFKDNDRSLAEENKTGKIKMLLDKNENPIGVQILGPQAGELLGEWVAVLNGKVKLSTLAAAVHPYPTLGEINKRVAGAYLSPKIFSDTVKKGLKFFFHLKGRACGSGEGR
- a CDS encoding conserved hypothetical protein (Evidence 4 : Unknown function but conserved in other organisms), with product MAAKNFVNSSEVIVLPEKNKIFLSQIFDWYERDFGGKEGIRRFLLRYLDKNDKWAFIDRNWSTIKVEYLFYDWNLNH
- a CDS encoding hypothetical protein (Evidence 5 : Unknown function), with protein sequence MEASGELTAGKRLPALFNLYLSEELPALDA
- a CDS encoding putative membrane protein (Evidence 3 : Putative function from multiple computational evidences), with product MDEIPSKRTPENKRRAVLKALVFAAFIVAAVYVLRFTPVKNFLTAEILGRFLDSAGIWAPIAYMAVYAVGVCLFLPGTLLTGLGAAIFGPYWGFLYVWVGAMLGASAAFLIGRTLGREFAASLIGDRLKKYDDAIERNGFATVLYLRLVYFPFTPMNFGMGLTKVRFWDYIVGTGLGIIVGTFIFTFFIGTLKQVWASGNWGKLVSFKVFFSIGLFIFSFFIPKIIKKIKGEGKHDKGSPA
- a CDS encoding hypothetical protein (Evidence 5 : Unknown function); protein product: MTEEKTKIVLAGDIGGTKANLAVLALTPVFVPPWQKRSSQAQIIQAWKFLYRNFFAGIE
- a CDS encoding putative glucokinase (fragment) (Evidence 3 : Putative function from multiple computational evidences), coding for MMHETHIGNALGVASVRLLNDLLALAYAVPFLTREDLHVLNKRRTVSGGPMAVVAPATGLGEAYLRWDGTTYRAYASEGGHTDFAPSNALETGLRQYLLKRFEHVTYERVCSGSGLVNIYDCLKDSGYADEPD
- a CDS encoding Radical SAM domain protein (modular protein), which encodes MILGYDRTPVIVQAAFDKERPCRLCQGSLEMFISILGAEAENMALEVIASGGVYLGGGIPPQILWAIEDGPFLESFGCKGRMSGHREDMPLHVILNPKAALMGAACHAMAKHHFTENSEWGLKRKLKMGWKISPQVSDILDKAQEFVGISREDAGLLLRLDLESKETYAVMETANRLSRKQFRGKAESHLHIGVNVAPCPFNCSFCSLTEKAGIFKEDVDFSEETILRWAKMGEVQSADALNLMTTGTFSFERLLEIGRLLKREVSVPLVANTRDINHREGEKLLEAGFVGAYHAVRLGEGVDTPFKREKRIQTIQVLNDVGLLWMNCIEPVGPEHSLDDIVDLMFLAKKHRAVYSGVMRRINFPRSPMERFGMITEREMARMVAVSRLVMGDVPRAHCTHEPHSASLMAGANLFFPEVGASPRDGMADTGKGRGKSLGVCRAIFKEMEWDPDLPSNCFPGAASS
- a CDS encoding hypothetical protein (Evidence 5 : Unknown function), producing the protein MGPRLAVQLFSRRGFQLNIHDNGGGHAHTQKTYESGMLPRLLRLRVSLTALNLHGIFTVRMLCVCISR
- a CDS encoding NMT1/THI5-like protein, with amino-acid sequence MFWPKIYFRVILGMAACILMSFSGASRAEDFRVGTWKTPQTIQPFFYERFVPENQKVTVYSFTNPADQKTALLAGSLDMCGTTLAHAIHSASLGQPVVVVAVLCNKGSALVVKRGVAVKEVMDLRRKKIGYVPGTMHEILLREILTRNGLSPEKDVMLTRVDFFDMGMALAGGGIDAFLSGEPLPSLAVAQGYGEILAYPYYDESIGTMNAGMLVRRDSIEGEPERVLELVTAHAKATRYLQSHPEVWLRKASSFGTEMVVLKEAAANIELAWDMDADFIRRARALGDRMEALGIIRKQPDYERLFDLSFVKRVVK
- a CDS encoding ABC transporter, permease protein, which translates into the protein MMGPYGRKAVKGSGWCLPWVVPALFCSCWWTVSATGLVPTYLLPPPRDIVEAGYAYLLGAPEGGPYAGRFVRDAAASLWRVFCGFSLAVAVGLPLGILSGRLWIIERLTGTTVNALRAVPGITWLPLALVWFGIGMKATLFLVALAAFFPVFLNAAAGARQVNPLLLQAGAMMGVKRLRGTFAILLPGAMPHIMAGLRLGLGISWAYLVLGELTGVPDGLGAVIMDARMLGRIDMIVVGVIVIAVIGRITDKLLQGGLRLCFKSARRMP